cgtcagcttttgtgctcctgagatgctgcttggcctgctgtgttcatccagctccacactttgttatcttggattctccagcatctgcagttcccattatcaatgttccACCAGTCTAGGACAGGGGAATAAAATTTCTAAGGCGGTACATATTTCCTTGCCTTTATTCGgcttccacttcacctgatgaaggggcagcactcTAAAGTtagcgatttcaaataaacctgctgggctAAAACCGGATGTGGtgtaatttctgactttgtccccTCAAGTCCAACAGTGGCGCCACCACATCACCTTTATTAGTTGATGCATAGTATTTAAGGGCAATGGGGTTATGCTGGACCTGTATAAAACAATGGTTAGGTATATAAAATGTGCAGGAAACCCATGGGATCTGGAGTTGTGGGGAGGAACCTTTAACTCACTGCTTGAGGTAGAAACGCCTCTCCGCATTGAAACATTTGGAATGGTTCATGAAGTGCTGGAACCGACAGGACTGCAGTTGGAAAGCAGGAACAAACTGAACCTGCGTCCTTTCGTTAGCATGTACCCTGAACGTCAATACACTTCACTGTAACATAGTGAACATGATGTAAATGAGCCGGAGAGCAGGGGCTGGAGAGATGAACTGAATAAACGGCTCGCGTAAAGCTTCTTTCGGTTAATCGTGTCCTTCCGCAGTTTGAGGTTGACGCCCTAAAACTTTCCGCTCAGTTGTTTATTGATTGGAGAAGCGGAGCTGACATCAAACAGAAACCGAAAGGCTCCGATCACATCTCCATTTTGTTATCCTTTCCGATTTTTTGGAAGGGATTTCACTTGGTGAGTTTGGGTGTAATTTCAGCTCCTGCCTGTTTTAATGTAATTGACTCCGATCTCCCTCTCGATGGTTACCTCTTGGATCTCACACTCAGTACCAAGGGGTAAAGGGGGCCTCAGTCCCGGAACCGAGCAGAGGCCTGGCCCGGACTGTGGGAGGATGAAGGGTCACAGGCCCTGGGTGAAGGGGAGTGTGTGTCCCGGGGACAGGGATGGTAAATGGTAACCTGAGTGTTCCCAGCTCCAAACGAATTCCCGTTCCATGGCTGGGATGGTCCTAGGTTTCGCTTTACAGCAAATCCCCAATTTACAACAGTGAATGCATCTTGGAAAATAAAGACTTCTAATGTGCGTGAGACTCCCATACCCGTCCAAATCCTACCCGCCCAGCTCCCTCCAGGTTATAAAAGGAGCAGGTTATCGGGAATATTGAACAGGTTCGAGAAGGCAGGTCACTGGCCCAGTGCCAGCTTGAACCACGTATTTTTACTCTCTGTCTTACATCAGGAGGTCGTGGCCTCAAGTCTCATCCAGGACATCACCTTAAGAACACTGGCCGATACTCCAGCGCAGTCCTGAGGGAATGCCAATGAGACTTCAATCCAAACCCGCAAGTATtttgaagagcaggggagttactCTCGGTCAGAGACATGCAGCGcggaacagatccttcggcccaactccATGCTGACACGGTTTCCTGAAATGAACGCGTCCCGTTtctctgcatttggcccacatccctctaaacctttcctgtccgtgtacctgtccaaatgtctttcagttCAATACCATCCTTCCTAGTGCAGGGTGAGAAGAATTGTACGCAGTAATCAAAATGTGGCCTCAGCAATGTGAGCACAGCTGTAACATGaaatcccagctcctgtactcagcgctgtgactgatgaaggcaagcattccaaacactGCGTTCACCACCTCTCCCCCTGTGATGTGGCTTTCAAGGAAGTACGTAACTCTTTCTGTTGGAaagcactccccagggccttaccgtAAACTGCGTATGTCCTGCCATGATTTGTAAGACCTAAAACGCAGTACCTGCATGTGCCTTGGTCAATATTAATCCCTCATTCAGCGGTACAACATTTAGACGATCTATTCACATCTGTGtttctgggagcttgctgtgcatattGCTgtttttcctacattgcaacattgATTAAACTTCAGAAATACTTCATAGACtgtctgtaaagtgctttgggatgtcatCAAAGGTGCCATGTAAATGTGAGTGTTTTAAATAGACACAGTGTTATGAGATTTGACAGGGTCGCTGGAGCAGAGATGTTATCACTTTTATGGATAATGTCGATTTACAAATATAAgacagtcactaataaatccaatggGAAATTCAGCAGAAAGatcctcagccagagagtggtgagaatatGGAATTTATTGAATGGTCTTGATGTATTTCAGGGGAAGATAGATTAACACACTTGGAAGAAAGGAACGAAAGGACACCTACTCCTCCATCATAACCATTCTGTAATCCTATCCTAACTATTTCTTCACCTTGCCAACATGAAAAAGACCCACTTAGGCCTCCacttgcttcctgttagccagccaattttctatccatgcttaTACTCTAACCCTTCCACcatcagcttttattttctgcaacaaTCTTTGATCTaatgccttatcaaatgcctcctgTAAATCTAAAGAGGGTACGTCCACTGGTTTTCCTTTTATCAATAGTACACATTATCTTTAGCTTAAAGAACATCCAACAGATTTGACAAACacgatttctctttcacaaattcATGTTGACTGCCTGATTTATGTGAAATTATCAAAGTGCTCTAAGTTCTTTAAGGATAAcgtctaacattttcccaatgacgcATATTAGACTAATTGGCTATAACATACTACTTTTTGTTTCCCTCACTTTTTGACTAAATTTGCTGCCTTCCAAATGAATAACAGCATCCTTGAATCAAGGGagcttttgaaaattaaaactaatgtaCAATTATCTCATTAGCCACTTCTGTTAGTACTCTAAGATGGAGTCCATTATGATCAGGCAGTTGCCAGCCTGCACCTCCAACAATTATTCAGTACCACTTATCTCACTTGACTGTGTGTTTCCCTCCAATTCTCCATTGGTTTCTGCTTTGAGAATGTCACTTGTCTCCACTGTAATGAAGACTCTTGAAAAATACTTGTTAAATTAATTTGCAATTTCAGATTCTCCATTCTTAATTGTGCAGTCACTTTCGATAGAACCAACACTCACGTTGTGAACtttcctttaaatattttcaaagctcttactttctggttttgtttctggctagctttctctcatTCTCTAATGTTACCTTCCTAAATAATTTTggtgaaaaaaatgtcaaaatatgTTCTGATATGTCATCTATCTTTGCACTGTTGCATGATTTTTCCTTTATGTTTAATATGACCTGTAATATTTTTTGTTAACCATGGTTAATCAGTCCATCCTTTGAAATGTTTCTAATTATAATGTAGCTATTCTGTAAGATGTAGACATTTTATAAATCATTGTACAAGCACAATGAAGAATATGACTTGAAATTTTGGACAAGACTGTAATGTAAATATATGTAAATCTACATGTTTGTATATATTTGTCAGTATATGTGGATGTACATTCATGTACATTTCAATTACTGAAACTGGAATGCTCGCTTGAGTTGCTTCATATGTCGTGTGTGTGAAATGTAAACTCTCTAATATTATTATTTCAGCCAGTTGCAACTCATCATTTTCTGAATATAATGAAACCGAATTTCTGAATTTCCGGAATGTTTCTCCTGCTCCAGATTCTTGTTTGGATCTTCCATGGTGGGAAAACAAAATTTCATAAGTAACAACTAatatgaaccaaaagaactgcagatactgtaaatcaggaacaaaaacaaagttgctggaaaagctcagcaggtctggcagcatctgtgaaggaaaaacagagtcagcgttttgggtccattgacccttcccaaaaggttctgaggaaggatcaccagacctgaaacgttaactctgttattcccttcacagattctgccagacctgctcagttttccctgtaactttgttttttttgttgttaataATTAATCTGAGTATTTATCTTTCAATCTGGTGGTAGTGGTAGCTCAACAAATACTGAgttaagagacaggatttataattcTTGGGATGTGCACTTCACTCGCGAGGCCAGCATTTTTAATATCCCTAATTGTCGAGAAGAGGTGgtgacgagctgccttcttgaaccactgcattatGTGAGTAAAGTTGCCGTAGTGCCAGAGGGCTGCTATTAGATgaatggtggtagtttaacctgaggctcaCTCTGGCTCAGCTGAGGGGTGAGATTGAGAAGaaaggaccttcatggtaacctcagccaggaTGGGAATTCAACCTGCACTGTTGCTGTTAGTccagctgtctagccaactgagtTGACTGAGCCTATTCAAGATGTAGGGACACACAGACTGAGATGAGAGAGGGACGTTCCGGATTACAATCCatcaatactgaaggaatggcaatatatttccaaggcagtatgatgagtggcttggagggaaacttgcaggtggtggtgttcccgtatatCTGTTACCTTAGTCCTTCCAGCTGGTAGAGGTCATGGCTTTGGAGCTGTCAAAGAcatcttggtgagttgctgcattgaATCTTGTAGAAGAGACATGTTCTTACTAATGTGCACTGCTCATAGAGCCAGTGAATATTTAATGTGGTGGATAGGGTAATGAACTCATTGGCTGCTTTGTCAtagataatgtcaagcttcttgtgtattGGTGGAGCTGTATTCATCTCAGCAAATCCTACACTAAGGGTGTGAATAAGTAACCTAGGTTGGTACTGAGGAAATGCTCCACTATCAGATGGTCAGTACTATGGGAAACGTCAATTATTTTCTtagttctctctctgtctctctagtGCCTCTCCACCTCGTCCTCTCCCTGTATCTCCCTTTTTGTCATTTTGTCTTTCTaacattctctctgtctgtctgcctccctctttctctcttcttATTCATGGCCCTTGTGAAGATTGATGGATCTGATTCTCTAGCTCTCTTTCTCTTTGCTGGTTGTTCCAGAAACAGCAGCAAATTTACAGGTGACAGGCCCATTTGACCCCATCGTGGGGCTTGTTGGGGGCGACGTGGTCCTGGATTGCGTGCTGGTCACGGCTGCAACCCCAGAGAATATGGAAGTCCGCTGGATTAACATGGAGTATGGCTACAACTTGCCTGTCCACGTGTACAAAAATAGAACGGACGACCTAACATTTCAGCCTTCAGCCTACAGAGGGCGGACTGAGATGTTTTTCAATGAAATGGCACAGGGGAATCTTTCGCTCAGGCTCAAGGATGTCAGGGTCTCTGACAGGGGACAGTACAAGTGCTTCGTGGCGTCCAATGACAAGCACAACAATATCAAAGTGACCCTGGATGTGACAGGTCAGTGATCACTTTGGAAACACGATTCTTGACTTCCTTGATGACAAATTTAATGAGATGATGGAGAAACATTGACTGTGACAGAACCCAAATTATTACACattgatgaggaaaggttgaatttCATTGGCTGAGGAATCTCACACAGTtgggagaggagaggggaaagAGGCAGGCTGGCTAAGGAGAAAGGGGTTGATCATCAAACATTAAGATGAAAAGATATTTCACTcagtgttgtgaatctttgggcCTTTCTACATAAGCACAAAAGAAAGAAGACCACTTACCTCCTCAAGCCTGGTCTGCTGTTGCATGCAATTGAACTTCCCTTTATTTCCTTAAAACATTGGCCTGAGTTGAACATTCAATGACTGTTTGCACCCACGCTCTGAGGTTGAGAATTCCATGGAATATTGGAACAGGCGTGAGGGTCAAATGGCTTACTCTGGCTCCTATCTCTGGATCAGCTTCCTTGATTCCCACACTatggaacctgtggaatttttttaaagtttttggtACTTTTTGGTCTCTTGGTATCAAAATATGGACAATCCATTGACCAATGACTGGTTGAATCAAATTCCCTCTTTGTTTTGAAAAGGGGTCATCCTTATACTGGatgctctgcatcccagagtacttcagGAAGTGGTCCTAGAAACAacggatgcattggtgatcattttccagcattctgtacaCTCTGGAAGAGTAGcaatggactggagggtagctaaggTAGCTTCActctttaaaaaggaggaagacaaAGTGGggaactgtaggccagttagcctgacgtcagtggtgtggaaaatgctggagtcaatcattAAGGATGTCATACTGAGTAGGGACAGAATCAGTCCcagtggaacacagcaggccaagcagcatcagaggagcagaaaggctgacggttcgggcctagacccgaagaagggtctacatcttgttatctcagattcagcatctgcagttcctactatctctaaaacagaATCATTCCTCGTCAGCAAAAGAAGGTATCTGCATTTCTGAGAGGAAATTCCATTTGGGCTTCCTCAGAAAGACAGAGCCATTCTCCCACTCTGATGGTTCAGTCATTAAATAGAGGAAGGTAAATCACATTCCCCTTTCACAATGTTCTGACATTTAAAGGTCTAGATAGCCATTTTAATTGTTGCTGTCAAACTATAATGTATACGGTAAGTGTGATATCAGGATTCTGGGAGAGCAGGGTGCTAAATGGGTAAGTGATATCGGTAAGTAGAACGCTGGCTAGGAAGAGGACTAACTTGGGAAGGAGTAGCCTGTCAGGGATAGGATGCCTGATTGCCAGATGAGTGAAGAATAGGGTGCCATGATAATAGGATGCCAGGTAAGTAGGGTGTTAGCTGAAAAGGGGCTATGAGTACCTGGTAAGTAGGATACCAACTGGGGATGGGTTAGAAAATGAGGTAAGTAGTGTGTCAAATGGGTACAGTACCAGGGTTCAGGGGTGGCAAGATAAGTAATGCAATGTATAGGATTGGTCAGAGAGTGTGGGAACAATCAGGTTAGGTGCAGTGGCAGGGGATGATGtcttggtgggggagggggagaggggaaggagagatagcagcagatagtgaggagCATTGCCAAAGGGTGCAGCAGGATAGATATAGGTTGGAGACTTggtcagagaaatggcagatggagtttaatccagacaaatgtgaggtgctgcatcttTGGAGATCTAATGCAGCAGGTAAGTAACCTGTAAATGGCAAAATGCTTAGTAGTATCAACACATAGAGAGATTTTGGCACACAGATCCACggtttcctgaaagtggcaatacagATGGATAAGGTGAGCGAGAAGGCACTGTTTGCATCGGCCAGGCATAGAATATAAAAACTGGCACATCATATTATACTTAGGacagttggaatattgcgtacagttctagttgccGCACCACTAACAGTTGTGGAGGAtttggaaaggcttcagaaatggtttaccaggatgttgcctggtttggatgGTATTAGCTATCAGGATAGATTagacaaatttggtttgttttcacctgGACgtggaaggatgaggggtgacctgatagcaAAATTTTGAGcagcctggatagaatggataatcAGAGCCCTTTTAATTTGCAGAGTAGAAATGCCAATTACAAGAGGATTAAAGCAAAAAAGGCTATGTTAAAAGGGAATCTGAGAAACACAAAGAGTTGTGAGTGCCTGGAATATCGTGTTGGAGGAAGTGATCAAGGTGAATACAATAGCAACATATATCTtgacagttacatgaataggtagggaatagagggatataggccacatagcagcaaaacatttttcttttcgaGAGGCATGTGTCAGTGCAACAAAGGGTccattcctgtactgtactgcttcttcttctttatcttaatcttcctatcaaaatgcataACATCAGTTTCCCATATTTATGTTTCATTTGCTATTTCTTTGCCTACTGTTCTAGCCTGTCTAAATCCTTTTACAGCCTCCcgtttcctcaacactacctgtccctccacctacccttgtgtcatcttcaaaccgagcaacaatgccctcagttcctgcatccagatcattcatataTAATGAGAATAACTTTATTAACCCTCATAACTACGTTATATGGACCACTCAGTTTTGCTTTCAGGGGTTTGCTTTATGAAGATAACAATACCAATACTTCATCTCCCACTTGAAACATTCTATTTATTGAATGTTCATCCGCCCACTCTCTCATGTTTACCTTCAAAACTTCTAAATGTTCCTGTGctacccttcctatttctgagtcaTTCTAAAAAGAATCGACCCATAACCTAACAttaaaaaattgcctcttattaTTCAATAATCTACCTAATCAATTTTAACAGATGTCTTAATCTTATAAACATAAATTGATTCAAATGAGCAAAATCCAATAGGTTCATTTGGGGAATCTGTGGTAATAAGGGTGCTGGCTTGACATCAGATGTTATCATAGTACGTTGACATATATGACATGTTACAGAGCTTTACTacattttaatgaaatcatggCCATCTCAAAGACCTGTATATCAATTCCCATGTTTTATTCTTCAACGTACCGTGGGAACCTCACATATTATCACAATCTGCTTACAATATCTGGGTGGTACCACTCTTTGATGGACAACAGTCCACTCTTCATCTGCAGGTCCATGAAGATGTCGTCATGATGATATATGATGCAACCTCTTCAATCTCAGCTTCAGTGTGAGCTGGCTGTGCTAATTTTTGTAGCTTTAGATCTGCTTCCTGAGCCTCAGTTAGCAAAGACATGTCAAGCACTTCTTCTGaattactcttttttttaaagagtaaGTGTTTCAGCTATCCTAAAACTTGCTTGAGGTGTTACTATGATTGCTGGTGATGGATTTTGTTTAGCCATTGCTCTTGTCACCAGACACAATGGAAAAATTGTCATAAAAAATACATAATCATCTTTGGCTACTGCTTTTATTACTACTACTATGCCATTTAACAATACTTTTCTCATTTAAGGCcacaattaaaaataacaaaacaaggTAGTCTTTACAAAGTTGAACAATATTTGAGTTTGAATTCTATTTCTTTGTGTCCCCTCCTTAACCAACACAATAGTGTTAGTTTCAGTTTTTGGGTCTGTTGGCGGCACAGGGTTGTCTGAAGTATCTTTTACATGCACAGAAGTAATTCTTCAAAACCCTGAGGTAAACAGGGTCTTGAAGGAGATGCAGGAGACTGGTATATTGTTAATCACTGTGTACAATAGTATTTAATATGACAGTACTATACTGTAGACTAAGCCAGGAAATTGTCTTCGTCTTTACCTTCTGCTCAACCAATGTGACTTGGACACAAACTCATAGCCTGGCAAAAAACCAGATTGAACAAAAGATTCCCCTCTTCTCTCTGACTCCCATACAGTGCTAATTTCCTTAAGCATGAATACAGAATTGCTCGCTAAAATTAAGATGAACTGAGATCTGACCAAGTGGCACAGGGAGGCTATGATAGGCTTTGCAGCCTACTCCCATTCCTGATATCTCTGTGATTGCAGGTACAGGCCCCCAGCCCTGGATCAAGATGGAGGTTTATGTGCACAATGGCATCACACTGGGCTGCATGTCAGAAGGGTGGTACCCACAGCCACCCATCTTGTGGTTGAATGGAGATGGAGAGAACGTGACAGCCCAGCAGCAAATCACATACCAGCCAGATGCTCAGGAACTGCTCACGGTCAGCAGCTTCATCAAGATCTCCAAGCAGTCCACCAACAAATACACTTGTATCATTAACAACGTGATGCTGAAGGAGAGACAGGAGGCTCACATCCAGATCACAGGTCTGTCACAGTGGGAGAAGATCTTCACAGATACACAGCAAACTGGGGGACAAGGCTTGAACCTGATTGTAGAGGAAGGTAAAATCCCAAGGAAACACTGATTGAAACAGGCTCCTTGTGACCCAATAGGCCACAACGGGTGATAATTGACCAATACAGGCTGATCAGCTGCCATCCAACAACAGCAGGCATCTCGTGTTGATGGTCCACCCTCAGGCACCagtcagtgtggaatttgcacatttttcctgcgtctgcatgggtttctgctgggtgctcattttccttccacagtccaaagatgtgcaagttatgtggattggccatgctatagtgcccacCGTGTTTAGcaatgtgtaaattaggtgcattagccatgggaaatgtaggattacagtgAAAGAGTACGGGctttggtctgggtgggatgttttttgaAGActtgtgtggatttgttgggctgactggcctgttccacacagtggggattctatggaATCTACGTAATTCAATGGTGTCTTCGATATTGAGTGgcaggctgtaacagaggaacAGCCAATGAAGGAGGTGGCAgatgtgagagaggcagtgatGGAGGGATGGGGTGTGATGGTGGATGGAGGAGATGATCTAACCCAGACAAAGGGTGTGACAGTGGGTTTGATTGATCTTGTTCTCAGGCATCTGACTGgttttctctttcttccttctctctctctctcactgtacaGATGCCTTCTTCCAAGAGTGTAAACTGACGTCGCCATTCTGGATCATCATAACCATGCTTGCTTTGTTAGCCTTAACGAGCTGTGTGTTCCTTGCGTTACGTATAAAGGCAATGAAAAGAGGTGATAAATTAAATCACTGAAAGAGAACGGGCTGGGGCGGGAGCAGTTTGGGTACACTGACTGGGACTAGATGCCCCTTCTTATTCCCTTCGTCCCCTTCCATTTTCACCTCTTCTCCTCTAAATCCTCCCTCTCACCTTCTATCCCTTCTCACCACCTTTGCCTCTCCTACTCCTCCCTCCTACCCATTTTTCTTATTCCGTCCTCCTCCCTCATCAACCGCTCCTCCCACCCCCTTCTCTTCcctgttcttctcctcctccttccaccatCACTTCCCTCCACTCTGGCCCCTCAATActcttccctcctcctcctcctctccctcccaccTCCTTCGCCCGCTTGCTCCCCTTCCATCCGCTTCCCCTCTGTAAGGAGAGGTTAACTAGGCTGGATcctctttcactggagcataggaggttgaggggtggacaagttgcaccaaaaggtctgtttccatgctgtatgactctataactcaataATCCGATGTTTCTCAGTCAGTACTCAGGCTGGGAGCTGTTTCTCAGTCATTGCTTCTACCAGATGCTGTCAGTTATACAGAACAAGTGAGACTGGGTATTGGAGACTGAGATCAAGCAGAGATCAGTGCAGAAGGCAGAGGGCAATAAAGGATAAGAGATAAAGATAATGTTGATATTATGAAATGTAAATCAGTCTGTAATCAGCATTTCTTCTGTCTATTACAGCATCCCAAAGACAAAGAAAAAATGTTGGTAAGTGATTTTGCCAAAATTTTCATTTGTTGTTGGTCAACTTGATTAAAGGCAGGCTCACTGTGGCTGTTTTCTCAGTTTATGCTCAGACTGGGGACAGGGGAGCAGGGTGCTGTTTCTCAACCTGTGCTCAGGCTGGGGTGAGCTGTTTCTCAGTGTGCTGGGTCTGGGACCTCTTCCTCAGTCAGTGCCTGGCTTGGGGGCTGTTTCTCAGTCAGTGCCTGGCTTGGGGGCTGTTTTTCAGTCAGCGCCTGGCTTGGGGGCTGTTTTTCAGTCAGTGCCTGGCTTGGGGGCTGTTTTTCAGTCAAGGCATCAGTGGTTCAAAAGAGTGCACATTCAGGTAAAGCTCCTCTTGACGATTGCTGGCTCAACAAAAACCGCTTCGTGCCTTTTCATCACGTTTTGAGTTTATTGGTCCACCACCATTGAAACATTTTGCTGTTACTGTTTCTGAATAATTATCACCTGCAGAACATCACAGACTTTACACTGATTGTCAATAAAAATGTGGCTTCACTCAGCATACAATCACATCTGCTCTTTCAGATGGCTGCCTGAGCATTGATCCTACAGCTTCAGCAGAAATTAGAGTGTGACGTGACTTTCTAATAAACTCTAGATTCAGTGAATGAATTGATCACACGACAATTCCTCATGGCCTTGTTAATAATCATGAGTTTGTCATTTGTGCCTGGATGTCAAAACTGCTTTTAAAATTCAGGACCTCACGACAGAATCTGCTCCATCTACATTCCCTTGATCTTCCATACAAATAGAAACTGGGTTAGTTATATGGAGGGAAGATGATTCCAGAATGGCTAATGGAAACAAATGCTTAACTAATCTATACCGGTTCCACAGATTAATCTCCAGTTTCTAAGTAAGCATTAATCTTTTCCCAAATAAATGTGCTCAGACATATCCCTGTTGAAGTTAAAATATCTTGTCTGCAGTTCCTGAGCTGAAGTTAATAACATTTCTTTGAAAATGTATGTAATATTTGAAATTCTCCGAACCTCTAGCATGAATGGGAAAACTGTATGATTATAGACATTGCCTCTGCAATTTTCACTACCACCCCTTCCCCCCCACATGTCCTTAAGTATTAAGGTAGTGGTAGAGTTCAGTGAGAAACTTCAGACCCTCACTTCATGGAGTCACTACTGGCCACAGCCTTCAATTATGCTGTGACTGTTGGCAAAGAAAAATGGAAAGGGAGTTGCTGATACAGCAGTTTTGCAATGTTGGTCAGAAATGGTGCCCTGAGAACACGATGTCACACccaaacaagatttttttttatattagCAATTAGTTTTTGCTaccattaacaaaaaaaaactgtctttgTTCATCAAGAAAACGTCTGGCAT
The genomic region above belongs to Stegostoma tigrinum isolate sSteTig4 chromosome 34, sSteTig4.hap1, whole genome shotgun sequence and contains:
- the LOC125446543 gene encoding butyrophilin subfamily 2 member A2-like isoform X2, translating into MPMRLQSKPAKTAANLQVTGPFDPIVGLVGGDVVLDCVLVTAATPENMEVRWINMEYGYNLPVHVYKNRTDDLTFQPSAYRGRTEMFFNEMAQGNLSLRLKDVRVSDRGQYKCFVASNDKHNNIKVTLDVTGTGPQPWIKMEVYVHNGITLGCMSEGWYPQPPILWLNGDGENVTAQQQITYQPDAQELLTVSSFIKISKQSTNKYTCIINNVMLKERQEAHIQITDAFFQECKLTSPFWIIITMLALLALTSCVFLALRIKAMKRASQRQRKNVELK
- the LOC125446543 gene encoding butyrophilin subfamily 2 member A2-like isoform X1, whose protein sequence is MPMRLQSKPAKTAANLQVTGPFDPIVGLVGGDVVLDCVLVTAATPENMEVRWINMEYGYNLPVHVYKNRTDDLTFQPSAYRGRTEMFFNEMAQGNLSLRLKDVRVSDRGQYKCFVASNDKHNNIKVTLDVTGTGPQPWIKMEVYVHNGITLGCMSEGWYPQPPILWLNGDGENVTAQQQITYQPDAQELLTVSSFIKISKQSTNKYTCIINNVMLKERQEAHIQITGLSQWEKIFTDTQQTGGQGLNLIVEEDAFFQECKLTSPFWIIITMLALLALTSCVFLALRIKAMKRASQRQRKNVELK
- the LOC125446543 gene encoding butyrophilin-like protein 2 isoform X3: MEVRWINMEYGYNLPVHVYKNRTDDLTFQPSAYRGRTEMFFNEMAQGNLSLRLKDVRVSDRGQYKCFVASNDKHNNIKVTLDVTGTGPQPWIKMEVYVHNGITLGCMSEGWYPQPPILWLNGDGENVTAQQQITYQPDAQELLTVSSFIKISKQSTNKYTCIINNVMLKERQEAHIQITGLSQWEKIFTDTQQTGGQGLNLIVEEDAFFQECKLTSPFWIIITMLALLALTSCVFLALRIKAMKRASQRQRKNVELK